TGGGGGACAAATCTTTTTCCGTGCCACCGGGGATGGTGGCAGTAGCAGTGAGTCAATGTGGAGTCTGGTGGAGCACCGGTGTGGAGTCACTAGGCTCCAGTAGTGCCATGCTGGagtatgcagtgcacacccattagcatggctgcatcagtgctggaaagtaggataggattgggtccttagaacGACATGAATATCTTCTATTCATGAGACCACATTATGATAGAGATGCATTACAGAGAGGAAAGTGAACCTGTGTATCTAGTCCATTCTCTACAGACCACAACGCAGCTGCAACATTACAGAAACCACAGTTCATCACAGACATATAGGAAATAATCAGGGAAAGTACATGCCCACACATAGCATGATTATATGAGTTAGCCCTTGCCCCCTGGCAAAAGGAGAGTCATCCACCTTGCGGTGCATGGAGGACCACCTCGTGACCTTACTCCAGTTCACTTGTAACGCAGTCCAAAAGATGCATCCGCAGATCTCTTGAAGTGTCAGAAGCATGTTTAGACAGCACTGTCAAGATAGGACTGTACATTTGACTCCAGAGCCTAGGAGGCCATGGCAAGAAATTTTAAAATGACTTGGTGATAGATTGGAAAAATGATGCATAAATACAATCCAGTATATGGAGGGCAAACACTGAAGAGGATAGGCTGATGCTGTTGTGGAGATGTTACAAGAACTGCTAAATGTCTGAGGCCTAGCAATCAAGATACTGTACCATATTTAAACAGTCAAAATATTTACTGCTCTTCAGCTCCTGCCATCAGCTGCAATATTATAAATTCTAAAAACAGATAGTGCACttccccaaaataaaaaaaaccaccatCAGGCTTTTATTCAGGATTTtactattttttccccacattttaaTGGCTTTTATACTGATTCCCCTGTCTACTGTTTCTATATTGATTCCACAGCAATATTCCACACTTCTGCTTTTTCATGAGCATAGAAATGATGAAGCAGAGTGAACATCTTGGGTTAGATCTCACCTAAATATGCTGAGCAGAAAGACACTTCTGCATGTGCAGGGAAGACAAGATTTTTGCCAACTCCCCCTTTCCAGGCCATACCCCTCTCTGTTCCTGAGGAACCCTCAACCTTTAGGATTGGCTTGTGGAATATAGGGAGGAGCTGCAGGAAAGTCTTATTCAACATGTCACTCTAGTTCTCTGAAACTAAACCTTTAACTACAAAAGTGGAGAAAACATTGTGAGAGGACCCACTAGTCAATGAAATCAACACTCAAAACAATCCTTTTAAGCTCAACTTAAAAGGTTATTTGTTGCTTGTTAGACTATATGTtaaaaccctgctaattgggtaagaggcacttttttaagtgggtgctcctttttttagcagggggagagtaactggcccacctcaccccagcactgtgttctagtggctgtctgctggtattctttttgcatctttttagattgtgagcctttttgggacagggagccatttagttatttgattttctctgtaaaccgctttgtgaacatttagttgaaaagcggtatataaatactattattattgttattattattaaaagagcTTTGCATGACAATACCGCCACCATTAATTTTGTTTCAGTAAAACAGTTCAAAATGCGTCTTTGCCTGGTGTATGGGAGACAACAAAGGATGCAATTGAGAAATATAAAGTCATTTAGCATGGATTATTTCAACAGGTCAGGATCTATCAGATAAACATGCTGCTCTGTAGTTTTCAGACTTGTGCCGAACCTTTCCAGATAATGAGAGCAAATTCTAAAATGCACAAAATACAGCAACCACATTAGCACATACAAACATTTATTCTGAAAGTTCCATTCTATTCACCATTGTTCAGAAACACatcaaagcactttatggcagtgAAAATAGCTCTTACCCCTCTGGCTCACTCATCCATTATATTCCCTTAAAGCTGCAAAATGTGCAATCCACTTAAAAAATATGTtgctttttatttacttttaatgAAAAGTtaacacaaaggaaaaaaaatgtactggGCCTTCTGCAATCTCCCTCCCACTCATCCCACCCCACAGATGTCCCACCTCCAAATAACTTAAAAGATAGTTTAAAAGTTTAAAACGTCATTTTAAAATGAAGTGCATCTCTTTAGTCATAATAATTATACCTTAAACATTCTAAAACCTCATAAATTACTTCCTTGGGAAAAAGGCCGCAAGCCTCTGCTTTTTGATTGGAAGAATGTGTATTTCCTGCGAGTTCATTTTCTTTAACTTCACACTCCGGTTTTTGATGGGTTTCCTAAGTGCTTCGGCATTATCCCGGGCCTCTGGCTGGTTCTTCATATCGTAACACTGCAGCACCGAGTCCTGGGGCAGATCCCTTTTGAAAGAAAAGTTCTTGGTGGAAACCCCCGAGAGGCCTTTGATCTTGCCACAGAATATAGTCGGCACCGCGTCCTTGACCGACACAATCACTTTGGCCGTCTGCGAAGTGCTCACTATCTCAATATTGCCACCAGCTGAGGGCTCACAGGGTGCTATACTAGTTTGATCCACCAGCCATTTGGACTGGTGTCTCAGGAGTTCAGATGAGCTGCCACTGATCACTCTACTTTCAGCCTTTGCTGGGGCCTCGTGAGGTTTTGGAGGAACAAAGGATGAAGCAGTGTTGGAAAGTTTATCTGCTATAGAAGGTGCAGCAGCGCCATCCATCATGGATCCAgagccagtggtacttgtggtgtCAGTGCTGCTAGCTTTCCGACAGGAAGCAATTGATAGGTCCAAAGCACTGTCTTCAGGGGAGAGCTGGAGACTGTCCTCACTTTCTTTAAGCAAAGGTACTGTTTTCATAGACAGATCAAGGACCTCATTCTCGTTACCCATTTTGATGACGGTATGCCGATTCAGCTGGGAAACTTCCCTGTGGTGGATGAAATCAAATGgtttcatttcttctttctccAAGGGAGTCTGAGTGCCTTTGCAGGAATGCAGGATGAATGAAGCAGCTGGCTTTGGGCAGTCCAGGTTGGCCTTGGATTCAGCACTATGAGGCACCGGGATAGGAATGGGAATTGGGATAGGGACTGGAACAGGCAAAGGAACAATCACAGGGTACGGTACTAAGAGTGTAGCTGGGGGAACCAGTGGAGATAAAGGAGAACTGAAGGGCTGTGGTGGGACAGAAGAGCAGTCAGGTGGGGGCTGATAGGGCGATGAACCCAAGGCTCCTTGTGGGGGAAAGAGATCCTGCAGAACTGCAGCAAACCCAGGTGTCTGAAACACAGGAGGCAAGACAGGCTCCTGAGTTGGATTGGATGGTTTCTGATCCAGTAGCTGTGGCTGTCCAACTGGGGCAGAAGAGCCCTGAAAGAGACTGCTGTGGATGGGGTTGGCAGCACAGGGAGAACTCTGAGGTAACACCAGTGGAGAGTTGAGATGCTGAAAGACATGCTGCTCCAAGAGGACAGGCAATGGGACTGGCCCTTGAGTTGTCATGACATATGGAGTATTACCGTTGGGAGCAATCTGAGGGGCGGCGCTTCCTGCAACTTGCAGGTGTATCGGCAGAACCACCGGGCTGTCCCCTAAACAAATTGGCTGAAGCACTGTGGCAGCTACCTTGAGAGCAACCCCACTCTGGGATTCTGTTGGGGGTGTCAATATTGATGGCGTGGGGACAGTTACCAGGGGCGAAAGTGCTTTTTTCATCAAGTCCGCTGAATTAATATTCCAGGCTTCGGCCGTTATCAGCTGGGCAACACCATTCTCTAGCTTGCTGTTAGCCATTGCTGAAGGTGAATTGGTAACGTCCATGGAAAGGTTCTGCGTATCCTTATACAGTTCCTCCATTTTACAGGATATCCGAGGCTCTGAAGAATAGGAGTTTACATAGTTGACAGTGACATCCACATCATCGCTGCAAAGCCTGCAAAACAGAGACACATTTTACGCACTGCAAAAATCTCTTACTTAAAATAATATTTGCACACTTCACATAATATTTGCAACTTATTTTTAGTGCACCCCTCACCAAAGTAGTCATTTTCATCTTTTGGGAGCAAGCAGTTTTATCATAGTGTGTCCTAGGCCAGTGCATACAGTATATAGACACATATACAGAACATACATCTTTGAGTGTTATAGGAAGAGTCCTGGGTAAGTTAGAGATAGTTGTAAACAAAGATAATTCAAGGACTGAGACAGCAACAGTCAAATGGAAGACAAGTGCTAGTTTGCAGAACAAGAATTCAGACCGTTCATTTTATACTTTTTAAACAAATCTTCATACATTGGCACCATGTAACACAGGGAAGCAGCTGCACTGTTTACACTCAACAAGAGCCTTAAACTGAGGTATCCTAAAAATAACCCATAATAAAAACGATGCATTCTGGAGATGGAAAACTTCACTTGCACTGAAACAAATTGCACGCCTTCTGCCACTGAACTCCTAAAACGCACCAGTCCAAGCATACTGCTTGAGAAATCTTTAAACAGTGCGTTAAGCAGGACCACAATGCACACATGTATTTTCATGAGGCAGGATTTccccatatttttaaaaaggacctCATTCTCCAGAGCTCCACAATGACAGAAATATAAAGCAGAAATCTTTATTAATAGGAATATAAAGAATTAACATCAAAGCTGCATTAAATTTACTTTGACAGGCTAATCTTGACAGCGCAGATGTCAGGAAAAAAGCAGACACTCTTCCCATTGTAAACCATGAGAACTTTAGCACGCCTTCAAGAACTGTCTGCCGACACCCATGGCAGTTAGTCCAAATCATTTGCCCCATGAAAGCTTTCATGCTCTCTAGTATAGTCAGATGTCCCTTGTGAAAAAGGGTGCTTCTTAATGCAGAACTTCAGGTCCCAAAGCAGGAAAGGCAGAAGTACTGCTTGTTATATTTAACAACTTTGTATCTtcatttatattccatctttctcgtgaatgaaattttttttaccaGAGTCATGTCACTGTTAATCTGAGCCCTTTGAGCAGGACAGATTACAAGTCTAACATACACTGACAAACACTGACATAGTTGACATAACAGTAACCTGGTAGAGTATGGAGAAGTTTGTACcctgggatactgcaatcccagggtacaaactctacaggagggacagtgAGGGGCGCAACGGAGGTGGGGTGGCCTTCTATGTCAAAGAAGGCATGGAATCTAACAGAGTAGAAGTTGAAGGATGGAATCCACCTCTTCTATAGAATCGCTACGAGTTAAATTATCAGACCCAAAGAGTGATGTAGTTCGGAGTGAGGCCCAAGGAGTGGGGACATACTTTCGTCCTCTGGATCAAGAATCTGAAGACGACCCTGACATGAGGGaacaaatcagggaggcatcCATGAGACACATTATCACAACAACTGGGAACTTCAAcaatcctcacatcgactgggtcaattcatgttctggtcatgaaactgagactggatttcttgatatgctaaatgagtgtgccttagagcagctgatCATGGAGccaaccagaggacaggtgactttgaTTTGGTACAGTGTGGTACCAGGATCTGGTGAGGGATGCAGATGTTATGGAACtgctggggaacagtgaccatgctgcaatctaTTCCAACATTCATGCTGAGGGAAAGTACTAAGCAAAGCTGACACGATAACCCTTGATTTCCAAAGGGTGGACATCTCACAAATGAAGAGACTAGTTAGAAAGCGgctgaaagggaaagtaaaaagggtcaaatctctccagagtgcattgTGGCTGTTTAAAATCACAACAATAGTGGCCCAGTTGgtgtgtataccacaaaggaggaAGGACTCTCGTAAGTCTAGgctggtgccagcatggctaaagAGGAGAGCTGGAGAGGCTAAGAAGTGCAAGGGGGCTCTCTTAGTCTAGTcctaataaagaaaaacaaaacaccaactccggcaaaagaaatgttaaaagataataaaagaggaaaagaaagactttgagaagcttatggccagaaatattaagggaaataataaaagctttttcaacTATAttaaagcaggaaacctgctaggCAGCCTGCTGGATAGTGGGGAGGGGACTTTGGAGATTGCATAGACATTACATGAGTCCTTTGCATCCGTCTTCACCGGAAAAGagctcaggcagatactgctgcctgaacagcccctcctgggAAGGATGACAAAAGAATAAAGTCAAATAAGAATTCAAGGGTGAAAGTTACTAATcttctgactaaaatatgcaacttatcccttaAAATGGCTATTGTGGCAGAGGAGAATAGCTAAAGTAGCatcaatcttttaaaaaggagGGAGAGTGGACCCAAGAAACTACAGAACAGGCAATCCAACATCTGTTTCAGGTAAGGTGGTAGAATGCCTAAACAAGGATAAAATCTTTGAGCATATAGAACAGggctctctaaactttttggcacgaGGGCTGCATcctatatctgacacagtgttgagggccggaaaataaatacatggagaaccgATGACTGactacaataagtgggtgggcatggaaggaggaggggagcagagggcaaaactgaatcgcacaggaagagggggaatgaattttgaaaaagcatcaagcaagcTATGACGCAAATCACAATTTTTGTTTTGGTCTTATTTTCTGTTCCATATAAGTTTAATGTAGACAttaattgtaatttataattatatcaCAGGTCTCCAAGCATTGGTGTGTATATCTtgttcagccactagaggtgctgaatgtaacgcagtgcagtgcagtgcaatgcaatgcaatggaataatttcttaCCTCTGGTGGCTGAGTGAGGTATATAACCATCCttggaaacccagaagtgtgtcttttttgctgtttttagCCTTGAAAGGAACTACATGGGTCTGATACAACCCTTTGggccatgggctggggtttggagacccctgatactGAAGAACAAGTGTtactaagggagaatcagcatgactctCGTGGTATCACTCAGGCATCACACACTTCTAGTAGGGACTTAGACCCACTGaaagcagtgggacttacttccaagtaagcatgcatagaattgcaccttTCTTCTAGTTCTCATTACTGTCTATGTCTATTAACTTTTTACTGTCTATGCCAACACACTTTAAAACAGCCAAATCCTGACACATACATAATAATACACATTTAAAATGACTGAGCAGTCCATTTAACAATAACTGCCAACTTGAATTACACAAAGGGGTGAGCATACACACAACATTTAAAATACTAATGCAGGCTCTGATGACATTAAACAGTTGCCTTATTTATTTCAGTTTAAACTCAACACTAAAATGGAATAATATTTGTTCACCAATGAGGCTTTACAAAAGAGAAACTTATCCAATGGGGAGTATGTGTATGGGGAAGGGAAGATAAATGGAGGTAGTTATAATCCCCAAGACAGCTTTCCAAATAGATAGCAAAATTAAAGACCACAATCAACACAAGGTTTTAAGCCCTTAAGCCCAGCAATTTCAGTGATCTTAGGTACACCTAACCTTGTGCTAACTGCAGCTTAGGAGTGTTGCACTTAAATTCTAATCTGAAGTTTGTAAACTGCAGCCATTGCTTCTTTGTTCCCAATATTCTGTGATGCAATGGGGCCTAACCTAACCTAATTAGACTGCAAAGAGCTTTCCAAATCACCTTCAGAAATAACATACTATAAAGTACGCTTCCACCATGCCCTCTACAAGCTGCTCTCATGCCAATTTCAATCCACCCTGCCAAAGAGTTCTATGAAGCCCAAAAAAGCCTGCTCACtgctttgcaatttttttttcaaaagtgacCGTAGTGTAGGATTGCCTGTTGCAAAAAAAAGAACCCCTAGGAACCCATGCGAGACTCCTAGTTTTCAGCATAGTCAGACTTATAAATAATACGACCCTGCCAATGAAACCATGTCAAGTTCTCCTCTGAAGAATCATCCTTCACCAGCAACAGTGTCTCTAGAACAATTTTTACTAAGGAGTGCTTGTTAACTTGCATTTTCAGAAAAGAGTCTAAACAAAAAAATCTGTCTTGCCACTAACACAAAGCCAACCCACCCATCCATAATAATAACAACCTGAATAACTGACACATGACAAAATATGCTTAGGGTGGAAATAGACCGACTCCTGGTTCAATCAAGTTATGAAAGCTTGACATTACACAGATACCACATAACACACTGCCCTAGATAGGCAACTGCTGATGTCTGGTGGACACACACTAAAATAATCTACAGAAAGAGCTCCATGTCTCTTCTAATAAATACGCACTTATACTTTTGATATACCAAGAAAGTTACCAGTGCACTAAGCTGCTTGGTTTAAACTaggaaaaatactttttaaatgtTACTTTTTTTGCTGGTTTTGGATTGTTTCATCTGTTGTGGCTTAATTAATAGTGATCTCTGTTTTCATGAGAAACTAATGACCTTGCAGGACCTCAGGGAGCTCCCATTCCCCTGCTTAATCCATTTAGCTATGAAAAATAGAGAAATTATAGTGAAAACGATACTACAAAGGAGACCTGAAAGGTAGGCTAAGGGGATTAGCGTGCTGCACAAACAGTTAACTGAGTGAGAATCAGTATAAAATATAAGACGACCCAATCTAACTGGtttgcttaaagcaggggtgctcacacttttttggctcgagagctactttgaaacccagcaaggcccggagatctaccaggggggaaggaagcgtctgacagacaccccctttgatgtatggagcccctgctggaccaggtcagaggaggcccaccaagtccaacttcctgtgccccacagtggcccaccagatgcttcaggaagcacacgggaggcctctcctctctccccaccccacatactgggggcagccacaggtccccccaagaggcacatgcccttgctgcactatggggggggaagagctccctactccccgcccccccaaactctttgtggctgcgccccgagaccagcagggagagggagcgtcgcaggtcctcctcggaaggggcgagaggcttccccgtttccatggaggggctgcgcgtgcaggcggcaggggggtcgtctcacctgtcagccccgatcTACCTATtgtcgcgatctacctattgagcacccctggcttaaaggaTTGCAAAGCTGGAGAAACTGGATAGTTAGAAAGGTACCTTGAAGAAAAGCCTATGGATGTATCACCTTTTAAATACAATCAATCTGTATTGTTTTCCATGCCGAATTTTATGTCTCTCTAGGAATCTATATTTTGTTGGAAGTTTTTCTGGCATTGCTTTGGGTTTTGGTTACCAGCAACAAAGAAGAAGTGGGCGGGGGGGgaaccttttctttaaaaaagttaGTCAAACAAGAAATCACCCtgtccttttctccccccccccccatccatgtaCAATGCATACACCTTAGACAGAATGTGTGCACTAATTATTGGCTCAATTCTTCTTATGAGATTGAAGGAATATTTAcagagccctatgaaaagcaaattcttttttctgctttcctttttAATTGTCAGCTGCTTTGAAAAGACACGAGGTCTTCACACCTCCAGCTTTCTGTCTGTGGGTGGGCTCTGCCCTGCTGCTCCTAATGCCTGGAACTACATCCCCATCTCTTGAGTCATCAAGCCTCTTCCCTCTTAGAAGCTGAAAATGTGCTCATGTGTTACAAGGCAGCCTGAGTGCATTAACTGTCAGGTGGCTACTATGCCTTCTCTGAGGCATACCCAGTAGGTTCTAttgagttcctttttttttttttttaagttgtcaaAAAAattgcagttggatgtcactttTATGGTAGAAATAGCCAATTTTTTCCTCCAGCCTCATGATTATTCATCATAATAAAGATTATGGCATCAGTCAGTGGTGGGGATTCAATTTCTGTTTATTCAGTTTTACAGCTGTGTGTGGGAAGGGACTCTCAAATCAAGTAGCACCTACATCATCACTGCAGGAGCTCCTTTCTAAAAAAAAGACAGAATGCAACTCCTCCTTTGGATTCAGAGATACATTTTCATGACTCTGAGATGGTGGCTGGATTGAGACTTTTATGTGCAACCATAGTTAGAGCTTCCAAACACACAAACAATGGTTAGAGCTGCTTGTCTGCCTTTGTTTCCCATTTGCTGAGGATTCAGTCTCATAAATTCACTCCAGTCTTCATCATGCAGCAGTCTCTGAGGCAGAGCAATGACCCTGACTGTGGTTATAATTCAGACATAACACAAAGCCACAGTTAGCGTAAAATGTGTTTTGCAAATAAACTTCAAGCTGATTTCAGACACTGGTTTGTAAATATTAAGCAAGCTACAGTTTATGGTCAAGCTTTGATTAAGACGTAATGCAAAATCATGCTTTAGTGAAATAGATAATGGCTTCACATCATGTCTGAACTCAGCTAGTGTGCTCTTAATTAAGACTTTTTGAAGGTAAAAGTTTATCCTGTAGTTTATAACCAACCTCCCAGCAAATATTGGTTTGTGAGGAATACCTTGTACTGGCAATGGCTTTCCTTTGCTTTCTTGAAATTTCAAAG
This portion of the Tiliqua scincoides isolate rTilSci1 chromosome 3, rTilSci1.hap2, whole genome shotgun sequence genome encodes:
- the RAI2 gene encoding retinoic acid-induced protein 2; its protein translation is MEELYKDTQNLSMDVTNSPSAMANSKLENGVAQLITAEAWNINSADLMKKALSPLVTVPTPSILTPPTESQSGVALKVAATVLQPICLGDSPVVLPIHLQVAGSAAPQIAPNGNTPYVMTTQGPVPLPVLLEQHVFQHLNSPLVLPQSSPCAANPIHSSLFQGSSAPVGQPQLLDQKPSNPTQEPVLPPVFQTPGFAAVLQDLFPPQGALGSSPYQPPPDCSSVPPQPFSSPLSPLVPPATLLVPYPVIVPLPVPVPIPIPIPIPVPHSAESKANLDCPKPAASFILHSCKGTQTPLEKEEMKPFDFIHHREVSQLNRHTVIKMGNENEVLDLSMKTVPLLKESEDSLQLSPEDSALDLSIASCRKASSTDTTSTTGSGSMMDGAAAPSIADKLSNTASSFVPPKPHEAPAKAESRVISGSSSELLRHQSKWLVDQTSIAPCEPSAGGNIEIVSTSQTAKVIVSVKDAVPTIFCGKIKGLSGVSTKNFSFKRDLPQDSVLQCYDMKNQPEARDNAEALRKPIKNRSVKLKKMNSQEIHILPIKKQRLAAFFPRK